The Quercus robur chromosome 7, dhQueRobu3.1, whole genome shotgun sequence genome has a segment encoding these proteins:
- the LOC126691184 gene encoding stemmadenine O-acetyltransferase-like, with the protein MMMDVDIISREIIRPSSLAIHHLKPFKLSLLDQLTPTTYIPLTLFYPKNHTHSTNHLKNSLSETLNTFYPFSGRMKDNLFIDYYDEGIPFTEARVSCCLSDFLEHPKTELLNHFLPFRPLCKEPNPMETAQIAVQVNIFDCGGIAIGLCISHKIIDGITMSAFLNNWAATAGGHSNKLVHPNFSEASSSHFPPQDILPHIVAPLIERLWFNGSKCKTGRFVFDAKAIATLKAKAKSERVQNPSRTESVSCFIFKHARAASRLTSGSPRPSILGQAVNIRKKTNPHLSDYSIGNLFWWALAAYDYNSPGSTDQIELRGLVATLRETISKINSEVSILQGREDLKATIEYLNQKAEMVLFSRENPDFFAFSSWLTFGLYDLDFGWGKPIWTGVYGELGSGFMNITVLKNTISGNGIEAWVSLDEKAMAILEHNPEFLAFATLNPSVLSQ; encoded by the coding sequence atgaTGATGGATGTTGATATCATTTCAAGAGAAATCATCAGACCATCATCACTAGCAATTCATCATCTAAAACCCTTCAAACTCTCTCTGTTGGACCAGCTCACTCCTACAACCTATATCCCACTTACCCTCTTTTACCCTAAGAACCATACTCATTCAACCAATCACCTAAAAAACTCACTCTCAGAAACCCTAAATACCTTCTACCCATTTTCTGGAAGGATGAAAGACAACCTTTTCATTGATTATTATGATGAGGGCATTCCATTTACTGAGGCCCGAGTCAGTTGCTGTCTTTCTGACTTTCTTGAACATCCTAAAACGGAGTTGTTAAaccattttcttcctttccgcCCACTTTGCAAAGAACCAAACCCAATGGAAACTGCCCAAATAGCAGTACAAGTGAATATATTTGATTGTGGTGGAATAGCAATCGGTTTGTGCATCTCACATAAGATCATAGATGGAATCACCATGAGTGCTTTCCTCAACAATTGGGCAGCCACTGCAGGCGGGCATAGTAACAAATTAGTGCATCCTAATTTTTCAGAGGCATCATCATCACACTTTCCCCCTCAAGATATATTGCCTCATATTGTTGCACCTTTAATAGAAAGGCTTTGGTTCAATGGAAGCAAGTGCAAGACAGGGAGATTTGTGTTTGATGCTAAGGCCATAGCTACTCTAAAGGCGAAAGCAAAGAGTGAACGAGTGCAAAACCCAAGCCGAACTGAATCAGTGTCTTGTTTCATTTTTAAACACGCAAGAGCTGCTTCTAGATTAACATCTGGTTCTCCAAGGCCATCTATACTGGGCCAAGCAGTAAACATCcgaaaaaaaacaaatccacaCTTGTCGGATTATTCTATAGGTAATCTCTTTTGGTGGGCATTAGCAGCCTATGATTATAACTCACCAGGGTCGACAGATCAGATCGAGCTGCGTGGCTTGGTGGCAACCCTAAGAGAAACTATTTCGAAAATCAATAGTGAAGTGAGCATTCTGCAAGGTCGTGAAGATTTAAAAGCCACGATCGAGTACCTAAATCAGAAAGCTGAAATGGTACTATTCTCCAGAGAAAACCCAGATTTTTTTGCTTTCAGCAGTTGGTTGACGTTCGGATTATATGATCTCGATTTTGGATGGGGAAAACCCATTTGGACAGGGGTCTATGGAGAACTTGGTTCGGGGTTTATGAATATCACTGTACTTAAAAATACCATCTCTGGCAATGGGATTGAGGCATGGGTGTCCTTAGATGAAAAAGCTATGGCTATATTGGAGCACAATCCTGAATTCCTTGCCTTTGCTACTTTAAACCCAAGTGTTTTAAGCCAATGA
- the LOC126692825 gene encoding fatty acyl-CoA reductase 2, chloroplastic: MMEALFLNSSSVAPIKLLRIPEKRDRCFLRRKRSVVYCQESGNLVKPSGISSVFTERAALVSTDHSAVLRDAGSLILSPNGNSQTEIAVKDLVPYGGPTTSLVEMHDGIGIVKFLRGKGFLITGGTGFLAKVLIEKILRTEPDVGKIFLLIKAKNKESAVQRLKSEIINAELFKCLRQTHGKSYQSFMLSKIVPVVGNICESNLGFDEDSADFIAKEVDVIVNSAANTAFDERYDVAIDINTRGPCHLMGFAKKCKKLKLFLQVSTAYVNGQRQGQIMERPFGVGDTIARELSEISSRPFPALDIEGEIKLASEFMEASEVKSVAQKLKELGLERAKRYGWQDTYVFTKAMGEMMIDKLRGEIPVVIIRPSVIESTCKEPFPGWMEGNRMMDPIVLYYGKGQLTGFLVDPNGVLDVVPADMVVNATLAAIAKHGVAQKPDINVYQIASSVVNPLVFNDLAKLLYEYYNSSPCMDSKGRPIKVPSMKLFSSMEEFSTHLWGDAIRRSGLTTIPPSKGKLSQKLETICRKSVEQAKYLANIYEPYTFYGGRFDNSNTQRLMESMSEEEKKKFGFDVCGIDWRDYITNVHIPGLWRHVMKGRGMCS; encoded by the exons ATGATGGAGGCTTTGTTCCTCAATTCTTCCTCAGTTGCACCGATTAAACTCTTAAGAATACCCGAAAAGCGTGACCGGTGCTTCTTGAGGAGGAAGAGGAGTGTGGTGTATTGCCAAGAGAGTGGTAATCTGGTAAAGCCTAGTGGGATTTCTTCGGTTTTTACCGAGAGAGCTGCATTAGTGAGCACGGATCATAGTGCAGTTTTGAGAGATGCAGGTAGCTTGATTTTGTCCCCAAATGGGAATAGCCAGACTGAGATTGCAGTGAAGGATTTGGTGCCATATGGAGGACCAACCACCTCTTTGGTAGAGATGCATGATGGTATTGGAATTGTCAAATTTCTTAGAGGGAAGGGGTTTCTTATCACTGGTGGAACTGGATTTCTAGCAAAAG TTCTTATTGAGAAGATTTTAAGGACAGAGCCCGATGTTggtaaaatttttcttttgataaaggCAAAAAACAAGGAATCAGCAGTGCAAAGATTGAAAAGTGAA aTCATAAATGCTGAGCTTTTCAAGTGTCTCCGACAAACCCACGGAAAATCCTACCAATCCTTCATGTTGAGCAAGATAGTTCCTGTGGTTGGGAATATCTGTGAATCTAATCTTGGCTTCGATGAAGATTCAGCAGATTTTATTGCAAAAGAAGTCGACGTAATTGTAAATTCTGCAGCTAATACAGCGTTTGATGAAAG ATATGACGTTGCTATAGATATCAACACAAGAGGACCTTGCCACCTGATGGGCTTTGCAAAGAAGTGCAAGAAACTAAAGCTCTTCTTGCAAGTATCAACAG CTTATGTTAATGGTCAAAGACAAGGACAAATTATGGAAAGGCCATTCGGTGTTGGTGATACTATAGCAAGGGAACTTTCAGAAATTTCATCAAGACCCTTCCCTGCATTGGACATCGAAGGTGAAATAAAGTTGGCTTCAGAATTCATGGAAGCTTCTGAAGTCAAGTCAGTGGCtcaaaagctgaaagagttggGTCTAGAAAG GGCCAAAAGATATGGATGGCAAGATACTTATGTGTTCACAAAGGCTATGGGAGAAATGATGATCGACAAATTGAGAGGAGAAATACCAGTTGTTATTATTCGACCTAGCGTAATTGAGAGCACTTGCAAAGAGCCATTCCCTGGATGGATGGAAGGAAATAG GATGATGGATCCTATAGTGTTATACTATGGAAAAGGGCAGCTAACAGGTTTCTTGGTTGACCCAAATGGAGTACTCGATGTA GTCCCAGCAGACATGGTTGTTAATGCAACCCTGGCAGCCATAGCAAAGCATGGAGTGGCCCAAAAACCAGACATCAATGTATACCAGATTGCTTCATCTGTTGTAAATCCACTAGTTTTCAATGACCTGGCGAAACTGCTTTATGAATACTACAATTCATCTCCGTGCATGGACTCAAAGGGTAGGCCAATCAAAGTTCCATCTATGAAGCTATTTAGTTCCATGGAAGAATTCTCCACTCACCTATGGGGAGATGCTATTCGGCGAAGTGGGTTGACAACTATACCCCCTTCAAAAGGGAAATTGTCTCAGAAACTCGAAACTATCTGCAGAAAATCAGTAGAACAAGCGAAGTACCTAGCAAACATATACGAGCCATACACATTCTATGGTGGAAG GTTTGATAATAGCAATACTCAAAGATTGATGGAAAGCATGTccgaagaagagaagaaaaaatttgggtttgatgTGTGCGGCATAGATTGGAGAGATTATATCACGAATGTCCATATTCCAGGTCTATGGAGGCATGTCATGAAGGGAAGAGGAATGTGTAGCTAA